From Struthio camelus isolate bStrCam1 chromosome 7, bStrCam1.hap1, whole genome shotgun sequence, a single genomic window includes:
- the LRIT2 gene encoding leucine-rich repeat, immunoglobulin-like domain and transmembrane domain-containing protein 2, with protein sequence MDPIFHIFLLLLAFHRINPSLSSCVTGCSCSKDSFGRSLLCMSALLTKIPENIPQDIRKIRIENSHLTELPRGSFSNVSALEYLWLNFNNITVMHLKSLADLQALKELRLQGNKLSSVPWTAFQDTPALKILDLKHNRLDVLPEHALRYLPNLTYLDLSSNQLTVISRDVFSSWPVYQRSQRAEGKMDHTANAVLALHGNPWICDCRLRGFVQFIKSVGPPIILMNSYLTCSSPKFRAGKFFHEVELNSCMKPLTSALDTNLTVPVGLNVTLTCYVQASPSPAVWWTYGLKLLRAFNVSTQLVGEETVRSELRIPAARPTDAGSYTCAAANFLGNASVAIALRVGPPPAASTAAPAATTGPPVAGGVEGSAHVEVRIAKQTVYGITLEWRAAVAEAGDTWYTLHLGRYDAARKDTVSVGPGIHTYSVGDLLPATKYEVCVAVRDQAPRKGQCVVFVTGSDVSQLEQREKLIHIVVIVCAMVLAVPAGMYACTAEARPGCLGCALAPCRRGRRGDRTPRGGPDSSLDSLPGGSEDGLCRPGSASGKRPPRACEEPERPGKARPGHRNSADLY encoded by the exons ATGGACcctatttttcacatttttcttcttcttctggccTTTCACAGGATAAACCCCTCTCTTTCGTCTTGTGTCACAGGATGCTCTTGCTCTAAAGACAGTTTTGGAAG GAGTTTGCTCTGTATGTCTGCGCTGCTAACGAAGATCCCTGAAAATATCCCTCAAGACATCAGAAAAATTAGGATAGAAAACTCTCACCTAACAGAATTGCCGCGTGGGTCGTTTTCAAATGTCAGTGCCTTGGAGTACCTTTGGCTCAATTTTAACAACATCACGGTTATGCACCTGAAGAGCCTAGCAGACCTGCAGGCCTTGAAGGAGCTGCGGTTGCAGGGGAACAAATTAAGCTCAGTGCCATGGACAGCATTTCAGGACACCCCAGCTCTGAAAATCCTGGATCTGAAGCACAACCGGCTGGATGTCCTCCCTGAACATGCACTCAGGTATCTGCCTAACCTGACCTATTTAGATCTATCCTCAAATCAGCTTACTGTCATTTCCAGGGATGTCTTCTCCAGCTGGCCCGTCTACCAGAGGAGCCAGCGGGCAGAAGGGAAGATGGACCATACTGCCAATGCCGTCCTGGCCCTTCACGGCAACCCGTGGATTTGCGACTGTCGCCTGAGGGGATTTGTCCAGTTTATCAAATCCGTTGGCCCACCTATTATTCTGATGAATTCTTATTTAACTTGTTCAAGCCCGAAATTCAGGGCGGGGAAGTTTTTCCATGAAGTGGAGCTCAACAGCTGCATGAAGCCGCTTACCTCAGCCCTTGACACCAACCTGACAGTGCCAGTGGGGCTGAATGTCACCCTGACCTGCTACGTGCAAGCCAGCCCTTCCCCAGCCGTCTGGTGGACCTATGGACTCAAACTTTTAAGGGCATTTAATG TGTCGACACAGCTGGTGGGCGAGGAGACAGTGCGCTCGGAGCTGCGCATCCCGGCTGCCCGGCCCACCGATGCCGGCAGCTACACCTGCGCCGCCGCCAACTTCCTGGGCAACGCCTCTGTCGCTATCGCCCTGCGGgtcgggccgccgccggccgcctccacTGCCGCCCCTGCCGCCACGACGGGGCCCCCGGTGGCCGGCGGCGTCGAGGGCAGTGCCCACGTGGAGGTGCGCATCGCCAAGCAGACGGTGTACGGCATCACGCTGGAGTGGCGCGCGGCGGTGGCCGAGGCCGGCGACACCTGGTACACCCTGCACCTGGGCCGCTACGACGCCGCCCGCAAGGACACGGTCTCCGTGGGTCCCGGCATCCACACCTACTCTGTGGGCGACCTGCTGCCCGCCACCAAGTACGAGGTGTGTGTGGCCGTGCGCGACCAGGCCCCCCGCAAGGGCCAGTGCGTCGTCTTTGTCACCGGCAGCGACGTCAGCCAGCTGGAGCAGCGGGAGAAGCTCATCCACATCGTGGTCATCGTCTGCGCCATGGTGCTGGCGGTGCCCGCCGGCATGTACGCCTGCACCGccgaggcccggcccggctgcctgGGCTGCGCGCTGGCGccctgccgccggggccgccgcggggaccggacgccgcggggcggccccgaCAGCAGCCTCGACAGCCTGCCCGGCGGCAGTGAGGACGGGCTCTgccggcccggcagcgccagcGGCAAGAGGCCGCCCCGGGCGTGCGAGGAGCCCGAGCGCCCCGgcaaggcccggcccggccaccgGAACAGTGCCGACCTCTACTAG